Proteins encoded together in one Bradyrhizobium sp. CB82 window:
- a CDS encoding HU family DNA-binding protein: MAKMTKNQLIYAIAEGANISKADVKAVIEQMAAVGYNELNKSGEFVIPGFVKMSVVNKPATEARTGINPFTKEPMEFAAKPASKSVRASPLKAAKDAVAV, translated from the coding sequence ATGGCTAAGATGACCAAGAATCAGCTTATTTACGCGATTGCTGAAGGAGCGAACATTTCCAAGGCTGACGTAAAGGCCGTCATCGAGCAGATGGCGGCTGTAGGCTATAATGAGCTGAATAAGTCAGGTGAGTTCGTCATTCCGGGGTTCGTCAAAATGTCGGTCGTGAACAAGCCCGCTACTGAAGCCCGCACCGGAATTAATCCCTTTACGAAGGAGCCGATGGAATTCGCGGCGAAGCCGGCCAGCAAATCAGTTAGGGCATCACCTCTCAAGGCTGCCAAAGACGCAGTAGCGGTATGA
- the istA gene encoding IS21 family transposase produces MRLYMTYRQTLSPETAAAKAGFSKASAYRIEGDCRPPSQKKAPRGRRRSDPLASYWDAEIVPILKAAPGIRVIGVLDELRRRHPDLKANIRRTLERRINAWRALNGPEQDVIFRQEHEPGRLGLSDFTDTSALGITIADEALDHRLYHFRLAFSGFEHAHVVLGGESFVALAEGLQNALWALGGVPREHRSDSLSAAFRNLAADAREDLTQRYAGLMGHYGMAPTRNNAGIAHENGSIESAHGHLKRALEDALLLRGTRDFASLDAYRAFVDEIVGRRNANLAKPIALEKEALAPLPKGRTTDFEEKVIPVTSSGGFILRRVFYTVPSRLIGHRLRVRIFDDRLECFLGVTPVVTLRRGRPVSESQGGHVVDYRHVIHALRRKPMALLNLVYRDQLFPRTAYRRLFETLREHGDDRRACKVTVELLALAHERACEAELAEAIAMDLEAGRLPDLAALRDRFRPEAASIPSVAVKLASLDVYDELASVGIVSGRSNLGEAA; encoded by the coding sequence ATGAGGCTGTACATGACCTACCGACAGACACTGTCCCCCGAGACCGCCGCGGCCAAGGCGGGATTCTCGAAGGCAAGCGCGTATCGAATTGAGGGCGATTGTCGTCCGCCATCGCAGAAGAAGGCGCCGAGGGGCCGGCGCCGGTCCGATCCACTTGCGTCCTATTGGGACGCCGAGATCGTTCCGATCTTGAAGGCTGCGCCCGGCATCCGCGTGATCGGCGTGCTGGACGAGCTGCGCCGACGGCATCCCGACCTCAAGGCGAACATTCGTCGCACGCTGGAGCGGCGCATCAATGCCTGGCGAGCGCTCAACGGTCCCGAACAGGACGTGATCTTCCGCCAGGAGCACGAGCCCGGCCGTCTGGGTCTGTCGGATTTTACCGACACAAGCGCGCTCGGCATTACCATCGCAGATGAAGCGCTCGATCACCGGCTTTATCACTTCCGGCTGGCGTTCTCCGGCTTCGAGCATGCCCATGTCGTGCTCGGCGGCGAAAGCTTCGTCGCCCTGGCGGAGGGCTTGCAAAACGCGCTGTGGGCGCTTGGCGGCGTGCCGCGGGAGCATCGCAGCGACAGCCTGTCGGCAGCATTCCGCAATCTGGCCGCCGACGCACGGGAGGATCTGACGCAGCGCTACGCCGGGCTGATGGGCCACTATGGTATGGCGCCAACGCGCAACAATGCGGGCATCGCACATGAGAACGGCTCGATCGAGAGCGCGCATGGCCATCTCAAGCGGGCACTGGAAGATGCGCTGTTGCTGCGGGGGACGCGCGACTTCGCCAGTCTCGATGCGTACCGGGCGTTTGTCGACGAGATTGTCGGCCGGCGCAACGCCAACCTCGCCAAGCCGATCGCGCTCGAGAAGGAGGCATTGGCGCCGCTGCCAAAAGGCCGCACGACCGACTTCGAGGAGAAGGTGATCCCGGTGACGTCGTCAGGCGGCTTCATCCTGCGGCGGGTGTTCTACACCGTGCCTTCAAGATTGATCGGCCATCGCCTGCGTGTACGCATCTTCGACGACCGGCTCGAATGCTTCCTTGGCGTCACGCCGGTCGTGACGCTGCGGCGGGGGCGACCCGTGTCGGAGAGCCAGGGCGGTCATGTCGTGGATTACCGGCACGTCATCCATGCCCTGCGGCGCAAGCCGATGGCGCTCCTCAATCTCGTTTATCGCGACCAGCTCTTCCCGCGCACGGCCTATAGGCGCCTGTTCGAGACCTTGCGGGAGCATGGTGATGACCGGCGCGCCTGCAAGGTAACGGTCGAACTTCTGGCGCTGGCCCACGAGCGAGCTTGCGAAGCAGAACTCGCCGAGGCGATCGCGATGGATCTGGAGGCCGGACGATTACCCGATCTTGCCGCGCTGCGCGACCGCTTCCGACCCGAGGCGGCCTCGATCCCGAGTGTCGCCGTCAAGCTGGCGTCGCTCGATGTCTACGATGAGCTGGCCTCCGTCGGCATCGTGTCGGGCCGCTCGAACCTGGGAGAAGCAGCATGA